A genome region from Lactobacillus sp. ESL0791 includes the following:
- a CDS encoding FAD-binding protein: MIYNSSLKWDAVYDVIVVGFGGAGAGAARFAADKGAKVLLIDSAPEGSEGGNTRYAGGAFAWGNNFADLKDYYVQTYYPFKYDAADLDTFVNNVLEMKEYSQKYFGIEAQPTGRRPKGEYPEYKHADAMQSQSMTKGMYNGGFWKLLRKKVYDRLDKIDVWFASPAEHLIQDAQTGTVLGVQIKREKHELNIAARNGVVLSCGGFENNQDMVQTFLGQGSLAPIGTLYNRGKGIDLVVEAGARLWHMSNYDSHGLSLDEGEPREKFAYMINWKSLFNGSIFVAGDDGTRYFREDEEDRHGYKYNHGNWVMIPNQNHPHIVFDQKQYDQLAADTSDKAQQIKELLTYAVKADSLATLAKEINAPQLEQAVADFNFLTDEKKRDMFLNRKITTMRSLGAGPYYAIPVRHNILHTHGGGHRNQNCEVLDMQGKVIPHLYEAGELGDIFATKYIGANSIADLLISGKIAGENAAAVKEQVVQADVTTSASQTPELHSDAHAEVTDFPAGKNQGIGMSENGINDAPIVVRVTVDDQNKIKKIETLQEKETPSMGGKAIPVLTNEMLAKQSTDVDAVSGASTTSRAFKEAVTQALAHIKH; this comes from the coding sequence ATGATCTATAATTCATCGCTTAAATGGGACGCAGTTTATGATGTTATCGTGGTTGGCTTTGGTGGCGCCGGTGCTGGAGCGGCTCGTTTTGCTGCCGATAAGGGAGCAAAGGTATTGCTGATTGATTCGGCTCCCGAGGGCAGCGAGGGCGGCAACACACGTTATGCTGGTGGTGCCTTTGCATGGGGAAATAATTTTGCTGACTTAAAAGATTATTACGTGCAGACTTATTATCCGTTTAAATATGACGCAGCCGATTTGGATACTTTTGTTAATAATGTGCTTGAGATGAAAGAATATTCGCAAAAATATTTTGGCATTGAAGCCCAGCCGACTGGTCGGCGTCCCAAGGGTGAGTATCCGGAATACAAGCATGCGGATGCAATGCAATCGCAAAGCATGACTAAGGGCATGTATAATGGTGGCTTTTGGAAGCTGCTGCGTAAAAAAGTTTATGACCGTTTGGACAAGATTGATGTTTGGTTTGCCAGTCCAGCGGAGCATCTGATTCAGGATGCACAAACAGGAACTGTTTTAGGTGTGCAGATTAAGAGAGAAAAGCATGAGCTTAACATTGCTGCACGCAACGGTGTCGTTTTAAGCTGCGGCGGCTTCGAAAACAATCAAGACATGGTGCAGACATTTTTAGGTCAAGGATCGCTTGCGCCGATTGGCACCCTGTACAACCGAGGTAAAGGGATCGACTTAGTTGTTGAAGCAGGAGCCCGTCTGTGGCACATGTCAAATTACGATTCTCATGGTTTGTCCCTTGATGAGGGTGAGCCAAGAGAAAAGTTTGCCTACATGATTAACTGGAAGTCATTATTTAACGGCAGTATTTTCGTTGCAGGTGATGATGGTACCCGTTACTTTAGGGAAGATGAAGAAGACCGCCACGGTTATAAATATAACCATGGTAATTGGGTGATGATTCCTAATCAAAATCATCCGCACATTGTTTTTGACCAAAAGCAATACGATCAGTTAGCTGCGGACACTTCAGACAAGGCGCAGCAGATTAAAGAGCTGCTTACGTATGCGGTTAAGGCAGACTCGCTGGCAACTTTGGCTAAAGAAATAAATGCTCCACAGTTGGAACAAGCAGTTGCCGATTTTAATTTCTTGACGGACGAAAAGAAACGTGACATGTTTCTGAATCGAAAAATTACAACAATGCGGTCACTTGGTGCAGGCCCATACTATGCAATTCCTGTCCGGCATAATATTTTGCATACGCATGGCGGTGGGCACCGTAACCAAAACTGTGAAGTTTTGGATATGCAAGGCAAGGTTATACCGCACTTATATGAAGCCGGTGAACTCGGAGATATTTTTGCTACCAAATATATCGGGGCTAACAGCATTGCTGATCTGCTGATTTCCGGCAAGATAGCTGGTGAAAATGCTGCTGCAGTAAAGGAACAAGTTGTGCAGGCCGACGTTACAACTTCTGCATCGCAAACACCCGAGCTGCATTCTGATGCCCACGCGGAAGTAACTGATTTTCCGGCTGGCAAAAATCAGGGAATCGGAATGAGTGAAAATGGCATAAACGATGCACCAATTGTTGTGCGGGTAACCGTTGATGACCAAAACAAGATAAAAAAAATTGAGACCCTTCAGGAAAAAGAAACGCCAAGCATGGGCGGCAAGGCAATTCCTGTATTAACTAATGAAATGCTTGCTAAACAATCAACCGATGTGGACGCGGTTAGCGGGGCAAGTACGACCAGTAGAGCCTTCAAAGAGGCAGTTACACAAGCATTGGCGCACATAAAGCATTAG
- a CDS encoding LysR family transcriptional regulator, whose protein sequence is MLSHINLLFYFGKLVETGSYTLIAAYFEITQPTITVAIKRLTKNFNDPLIIKKIARAS, encoded by the coding sequence TTGCTTTCACATATAAATCTACTTTTTTACTTTGGTAAATTAGTTGAAACCGGCAGTTATACATTAATTGCCGCTTATTTTGAAATAACGCAGCCGACAATTACCGTGGCAATCAAACGCTTGACCAAAAACTTCAATGATCCGCTGATTATTAAAAAAATCGCAAGAGCAAGTTAA
- a CDS encoding LysR family transcriptional regulator substrate-binding protein produces the protein MTQVTASNLRNRGFIVRNKGYLTREFLDQEAKFGNFTPKIIYTVPTMKLMIDLVRRNVGIALARKVV, from the coding sequence TTGACTCAAGTCACTGCCAGCAACTTACGCAACCGCGGCTTTATTGTTCGCAATAAGGGCTACTTAACCCGTGAATTTCTCGATCAAGAAGCTAAATTTGGTAATTTCACGCCCAAAATCATTTACACGGTTCCGACAATGAAATTGATGATCGATTTGGTAAGAAGAAATGTTGGCATTGCCTTAGCAAGAAAAGTAGTTTAA
- the dhaM gene encoding dihydroxyacetone kinase phosphoryl donor subunit DhaM, whose amino-acid sequence MSLGITLVSHVSEVADGLNRLLSQVAKDVSITTASGTNDNDIGTSMEKIMTAFAENEADEILAFYDLGSAKMNLEMASEMSDKKVHLYDAAFIEGAYTAASLIQAGVGLAEIEAQLKPLLIKQ is encoded by the coding sequence ATGAGTTTAGGAATTACGCTGGTTTCACACGTCTCAGAAGTTGCCGATGGCCTAAACAGGCTTCTTAGTCAGGTAGCAAAAGACGTTTCAATCACAACTGCCAGTGGCACTAACGATAATGATATTGGTACCAGTATGGAAAAGATTATGACTGCGTTTGCGGAAAACGAAGCGGATGAAATATTGGCTTTTTATGACTTAGGCAGCGCAAAAATGAATTTGGAAATGGCTAGTGAAATGTCTGATAAAAAAGTTCATCTTTATGATGCCGCCTTTATTGAAGGTGCGTATACCGCTGCTTCGCTCATTCAAGCAGGCGTTGGCTTAGCAGAAATTGAGGCCCAGTTAAAACCGCTGCTAATTAAGCAGTAA
- the dhaK gene encoding dihydroxyacetone kinase subunit DhaK yields MKKIINDPANVVSEMIDGMVRSYPQYVEKIAGTEVVIRSDKESMKGKVGIVSGGGSGHEPAHAGFVGKGMLSAAVCGQVFTSPTPDQIYAAIKAVNQGQGVFMVVKNYSGDVMNFDMAKDMAEMDNIKVESIVVDDDIAVENSTFTQGRRGVAGTILMHKILGAAAQNGASLDEIAVLAKAVLPNIKTIGLALSAATNPETGNPGFVLPEDEIEYGVGIHSEPGYRREKIKPAKELVQELVAKLNSELHLTGSKKYAVLVNGMGATPLMEQYVFSNDLLNKLAEFSITPAFMKVGNYMTSIDMAGISLTMLEIKDEAWLDYLNQPVETIAW; encoded by the coding sequence ATGAAAAAAATTATTAATGATCCAGCAAATGTCGTTTCAGAAATGATTGACGGCATGGTCAGATCTTATCCGCAATATGTTGAAAAAATTGCGGGAACTGAAGTGGTAATACGTTCTGATAAGGAATCAATGAAAGGCAAGGTCGGAATTGTCAGCGGCGGCGGTTCTGGTCATGAGCCAGCACACGCAGGTTTTGTCGGCAAGGGGATGCTAAGTGCGGCTGTTTGTGGTCAGGTTTTTACCTCACCGACACCGGACCAGATTTATGCGGCGATTAAGGCCGTCAATCAGGGCCAAGGAGTATTTATGGTTGTTAAAAATTATTCCGGTGACGTGATGAACTTTGATATGGCAAAGGATATGGCAGAAATGGATAACATCAAAGTCGAATCAATTGTGGTTGACGATGACATTGCCGTTGAAAATAGTACATTTACGCAGGGCCGGCGCGGGGTTGCCGGCACAATTTTGATGCATAAGATTTTAGGAGCGGCAGCGCAGAACGGGGCCAGTTTAGATGAAATTGCTGTCTTGGCGAAGGCAGTTTTGCCGAACATTAAAACAATCGGCCTTGCTTTATCCGCAGCAACCAATCCGGAAACAGGCAACCCGGGCTTTGTTTTGCCGGAAGATGAAATTGAATACGGAGTGGGTATCCATTCAGAACCGGGTTACCGCCGGGAAAAGATAAAGCCGGCAAAGGAACTGGTCCAAGAGCTGGTCGCAAAACTTAACAGCGAATTGCACTTGACCGGCAGTAAAAAATATGCGGTTTTGGTTAACGGAATGGGCGCAACTCCATTGATGGAACAATATGTTTTTAGCAATGACTTATTAAATAAATTGGCAGAATTTTCAATTACACCGGCATTCATGAAGGTGGGCAATTACATGACTTCGATTGATATGGCCGGGATATCGCTAACGATGTTAGAAATTAAAGATGAAGCATGGTTGGATTATTTAAACCAGCCGGTTGAAACGATTGCATGGTAG
- a CDS encoding nitroreductase family protein: MDPILKRVAVRKYTSEKVASADIEKLIAAFQAAPCGMHEADVMQMTAVANEALLQKIAKATSNACYGAPLLFVINTKKDNEFAERDASVAAENLMVEAAGLNLGSVYLMGAASKLNAAVDLQEELEVDPGYEIKVLVAVGHAAEAPKEDRSNRYKVIVKK; encoded by the coding sequence ATGGATCCAATTTTAAAAAGAGTTGCAGTTCGGAAGTATACTAGTGAAAAAGTTGCTTCGGCTGACATTGAAAAATTAATTGCTGCTTTTCAGGCCGCTCCGTGCGGCATGCATGAGGCAGATGTAATGCAAATGACAGCGGTGGCAAATGAAGCACTGCTGCAAAAAATTGCCAAGGCAACTTCTAATGCCTGCTATGGCGCACCACTTTTGTTTGTAATTAACACCAAAAAGGACAACGAATTTGCTGAGCGGGATGCTTCCGTGGCAGCAGAAAATCTGATGGTTGAAGCTGCCGGCTTGAATTTAGGATCGGTGTACTTAATGGGAGCCGCCAGTAAATTAAATGCTGCCGTTGATCTGCAGGAAGAACTAGAGGTTGATCCGGGTTATGAGATCAAGGTGCTGGTCGCTGTGGGCCACGCAGCCGAAGCACCAAAAGAAGACCGTAGCAATCGTTATAAAGTAATTGTAAAGAAATAA
- a CDS encoding SLAP domain-containing protein, with the protein MNKKVLLGLLGTVALSAGFATTNVLADSTPAADKTQTADTTSTSNSTTPASDANKPADTSGATTKPDANKPADTSGTTTPTTSDANKPADTSNGATGTDTGTNGGNGTNKPTNPNDSTNKPTTNKPAKKPSKESKISSHALSIMGKVVQAKKNSQIYDSKGKKLKNKILKKKQVVQVSSVKNFKGKSYVQIDKNKYVKAANLKKIKLVSYKLKRNAKVYNKKGKLTGYYYKKSKAKRITVRATKKIKGQKYVKVLDSNMYIKWSDLNNKSGKIVSQ; encoded by the coding sequence ATGAATAAAAAAGTTTTACTTGGATTGCTAGGCACAGTTGCACTTTCTGCAGGTTTTGCAACGACCAACGTTCTGGCCGATTCCACGCCTGCTGCGGATAAAACACAAACAGCTGATACGACAAGTACTTCTAATTCGACGACACCTGCTTCGGATGCTAATAAGCCCGCAGATACGTCGGGTGCGACAACAAAGCCGGATGCTAATAAACCAGCGGATACATCTGGTACAACAACACCGACGACGTCAGATGCTAATAAGCCTGCAGATACATCTAACGGTGCAACGGGAACAGATACCGGAACTAATGGCGGGAATGGGACTAACAAGCCGACAAACCCGAATGATTCAACCAATAAGCCTACTACCAATAAACCAGCAAAGAAGCCAAGTAAGGAGTCCAAGATTTCGAGCCATGCTTTATCTATTATGGGCAAAGTTGTTCAAGCTAAGAAAAACTCCCAAATATATGACTCTAAGGGTAAGAAACTCAAGAATAAAATCTTGAAAAAGAAGCAAGTTGTTCAGGTTAGCAGTGTTAAAAACTTTAAGGGCAAGAGTTATGTTCAAATTGACAAAAATAAGTATGTCAAAGCTGCCAATTTAAAAAAGATTAAACTAGTAAGTTATAAATTAAAGCGGAATGCGAAGGTGTATAACAAAAAGGGTAAACTAACCGGTTATTATTACAAAAAGAGCAAAGCTAAACGAATAACGGTTAGAGCAACTAAAAAAATTAAGGGTCAGAAATACGTTAAGGTGCTTGACAGCAATATGTATATCAAATGGTCGGATCTTAACAACAAGAGCGGCAAGATTGTAAGTCAATAA
- a CDS encoding glycosyltransferase family 8 protein produces MQNNENELIEILVTIDQNYIKPLEVMLYSIKLNNMYGKFRIWVIYENISSEALFRLKRFAKKLNFQLNALAMNNDFAFPESLLNLHDYPEEMYFRLLSGNILPRFLHKVIYLDPDILVINSLLPLWQLDLQNAMFAAAAHKGLTDIVSSINNLRLGTDTSYFNSGIMVLNLDKMRQKIKVQDIVDAINENHDTLILPDQDILNYLYSKYILQIPEIKWNYDSRSYSVYLAKSSGKHNLEWVMKNTAIIHFCGKPKPWQTKSSNRFKVLYLNYQQLTNKLLQK; encoded by the coding sequence ATGCAAAATAACGAAAACGAATTAATCGAAATCCTGGTAACGATCGACCAAAACTACATTAAGCCGCTGGAAGTGATGTTATATTCGATCAAGCTTAATAACATGTATGGTAAATTCAGAATTTGGGTAATCTACGAAAATATCAGTAGCGAAGCACTTTTTAGACTGAAGCGTTTTGCTAAAAAACTAAATTTTCAACTGAACGCTCTAGCAATGAATAACGACTTCGCATTTCCCGAGTCACTGCTGAATTTGCATGATTATCCCGAAGAAATGTACTTTAGACTGCTTTCCGGTAATATTTTACCGCGTTTCCTCCATAAAGTTATCTACCTTGATCCCGATATTCTTGTCATCAACTCCCTACTGCCGTTGTGGCAGCTTGATTTACAAAATGCCATGTTCGCCGCTGCCGCACATAAGGGGCTAACCGATATCGTCAGCTCCATTAATAATCTTAGACTGGGGACAGACACGAGTTATTTCAATTCCGGCATCATGGTGCTTAACTTGGATAAAATGCGACAAAAAATAAAGGTGCAGGACATCGTTGACGCTATTAACGAAAACCATGACACCCTAATTCTGCCAGACCAGGATATTCTAAACTACCTTTACAGTAAATATATCTTGCAGATTCCAGAAATAAAATGGAACTACGATTCACGCTCCTATTCGGTCTACCTGGCTAAGAGCAGCGGTAAACATAACTTAGAATGGGTCATGAAAAACACCGCCATTATTCACTTTTGCGGCAAACCTAAGCCATGGCAGACCAAAAGCAGCAACCGCTTCAAAGTTCTCTATTTGAACTACCAGCAGCTTACTAACAAGCTGCTGCAAAAATAA
- a CDS encoding HU family DNA-binding protein: MASINKSELTKDVAAKTGLKQKDAEAAIDAFVDTIKDDLAKGNKVQIIGFGSFEVRKRAERKGRNPQTGKSLTIPATQVPAFKPGKALKDAVK; this comes from the coding sequence ATGGCTTCAATTAATAAATCTGAACTTACAAAAGATGTTGCTGCAAAGACTGGCCTCAAGCAAAAGGATGCAGAGGCTGCTATTGACGCTTTTGTTGACACCATCAAAGATGATTTAGCTAAGGGCAACAAAGTACAAATCATTGGCTTTGGTTCATTTGAAGTACGCAAGCGTGCAGAAAGAAAGGGACGTAACCCACAAACTGGTAAGTCCTTGACAATTCCTGCTACGCAAGTACCAGCATTTAAACCTGGTAAAGCTTTGAAGGACGCTGTTAAGTAA
- a CDS encoding methionine ABC transporter permease encodes MSSWFSKAFPNVVDLGWSGDTGWGTSIGQTLYMTFWSAIFGGILGIIFGVILVLTKEGGIKENKFWFNFCDKLVSIFRAIPFVILLAFIAPLTQAIMHTQIGTKAALVPLTLGVFPFYARQVQVALESVNPGKIEAAQSVGATTWDIIFNVYLSEARSEIVRVSTVTIISLIGLTAMAGVISAGGLGNTAISYGYNRFANDVTLVATVLVIILIFIVQIVGDFFAKKLNHQGR; translated from the coding sequence ATGAGTAGTTGGTTTAGTAAAGCTTTTCCTAACGTTGTTGATTTGGGCTGGAGCGGTGATACCGGCTGGGGAACCAGCATCGGACAGACGCTGTACATGACCTTTTGGTCGGCAATTTTTGGTGGTATTCTGGGAATTATTTTCGGCGTCATCCTTGTTCTGACAAAAGAAGGCGGGATTAAGGAAAATAAGTTCTGGTTTAATTTTTGTGATAAACTGGTTTCTATTTTTCGGGCGATTCCCTTCGTCATCCTGCTGGCCTTCATTGCACCTTTAACGCAAGCTATTATGCACACACAGATTGGCACGAAGGCGGCGCTGGTGCCTCTTACGCTGGGTGTTTTCCCATTTTACGCGCGGCAGGTGCAGGTGGCGCTTGAAAGTGTCAATCCGGGAAAAATTGAGGCGGCACAAAGTGTTGGCGCAACAACTTGGGATATCATTTTCAATGTTTATCTGAGCGAAGCTCGTTCGGAAATTGTCAGGGTATCAACAGTTACGATCATCAGTCTAATTGGTTTGACCGCAATGGCTGGTGTAATCAGTGCCGGCGGCCTTGGCAATACTGCGATTTCTTATGGTTATAACCGTTTTGCCAATGATGTGACACTGGTAGCGACCGTGCTGGTGATCATCTTAATTTTCATTGTGCAGATTGTGGGCGACTTTTTTGCCAAAAAGCTTAATCATCAAGGCCGCTAA
- a CDS encoding methionine ABC transporter ATP-binding protein → MSIIDLSHVNVDFPQKKGQTVQAVHDVSLQINKGEIYGIVGFSGAGKSTLVRTINLLQMPTAGTITVNDVAFVKDGKQVIPKKKLQLERRKIGMIFQNFNLLNETSVLGNVTFALKHSGLKDKEITQEALKLLDLVGLKDKANFYPVELSGGQQQRVAIARALANKPDILLSDEATSALDPQNTQQILTLLKKLNRELGLTIVLITHEMDAIKKICDKVAVMEHGEIVERGTLRQVILHPQKELTKQFVGGSIAAVETVNSLDLDKLSENEAIYQLVYSVTNVTKSVIIDLYRQLGIEASMLYGNVELLNDEAIGTLVVQVQGSSEKQAKMLEFLNKQGVSVSRLDEKGNPYE, encoded by the coding sequence ATGAGCATTATCGATCTAAGTCATGTCAATGTCGACTTTCCGCAAAAGAAGGGTCAGACCGTTCAAGCAGTACATGATGTTTCACTGCAAATTAACAAAGGAGAAATTTATGGCATTGTGGGCTTTTCTGGTGCTGGCAAATCAACCTTGGTGAGAACGATTAATTTGCTGCAGATGCCAACCGCGGGGACGATCACGGTCAATGACGTTGCCTTTGTTAAAGACGGCAAGCAGGTGATCCCCAAGAAAAAACTGCAGCTGGAGCGGCGGAAAATTGGTATGATTTTTCAAAACTTCAACTTGCTTAATGAAACAAGTGTGCTGGGTAATGTCACTTTTGCGCTGAAACATTCTGGACTGAAGGACAAGGAGATTACACAGGAAGCACTTAAGCTGCTTGACCTTGTTGGCTTGAAGGATAAGGCTAATTTTTATCCCGTCGAATTATCAGGCGGTCAGCAGCAGCGGGTGGCGATTGCCCGGGCGCTTGCCAATAAACCGGATATTTTGCTGTCGGATGAAGCTACCAGTGCGCTTGATCCGCAGAATACCCAGCAAATTTTGACCTTGTTGAAAAAACTCAACCGTGAATTAGGCTTGACAATTGTTCTGATTACTCACGAAATGGATGCCATCAAGAAGATTTGTGACAAGGTGGCGGTCATGGAACACGGCGAGATTGTCGAACGCGGAACGCTGCGGCAGGTAATTTTGCACCCGCAGAAGGAGCTGACCAAGCAGTTTGTCGGCGGTTCGATTGCTGCAGTTGAAACCGTGAACTCACTTGATTTAGATAAACTCAGTGAAAATGAAGCAATCTACCAGCTGGTTTACAGCGTGACGAATGTTACCAAATCGGTCATTATTGATCTTTACCGCCAACTGGGGATTGAAGCCAGCATGTTGTACGGCAATGTTGAGCTTCTTAACGATGAGGCGATTGGCACCCTTGTTGTTCAGGTTCAGGGCAGCAGTGAAAAGCAGGCAAAGATGCTGGAGTTTTTAAACAAGCAGGGTGTTTCTGTGTCGCGGTTAGATGAAAAGGGGAATCCGTATGAGTAG
- a CDS encoding MetQ/NlpA family ABC transporter substrate-binding protein, with protein MNKKTRNIIIGVVIAAVVVIAAWFGFGPGLGHNQKERTVTVGVVGESKPEATIWKHVAETAKKKYGVNVKIRNFTDYNQPNKALKSGDIDVNAFQHSAFLQDWNKANHGGVVAIGKTYIAPIRLYSTKYHKLSELPKGGTIAIPNDPTNESRALLVLKNAGLITLKPGKKLAIVADIVKNPRHLKLKEVNTEQCGRVINSVDAAVVNNDFSGPAGLGDKQTIYVEPINKDSEQWINIICVKKGQENNKDYQAIVKSYQTAETKKLYKKFYGTKQEAAWDVKLK; from the coding sequence ATGAATAAAAAAACAAGAAATATTATTATTGGCGTGGTAATTGCCGCTGTTGTCGTAATTGCGGCCTGGTTCGGTTTTGGCCCCGGGCTTGGTCATAACCAAAAGGAACGGACGGTCACCGTCGGGGTCGTTGGCGAAAGTAAGCCGGAGGCAACAATTTGGAAGCATGTAGCAGAAACAGCTAAGAAAAAGTACGGTGTCAATGTAAAAATTAGAAATTTTACTGATTACAACCAGCCGAATAAGGCTTTGAAGTCAGGCGATATTGATGTCAATGCCTTTCAGCACTCGGCATTTTTGCAGGATTGGAACAAGGCCAATCACGGCGGTGTCGTTGCGATCGGCAAGACATATATTGCACCGATCAGGCTGTATTCAACTAAATACCATAAGCTGAGTGAACTGCCTAAGGGAGGAACGATTGCGATCCCGAATGATCCCACCAATGAATCACGGGCTTTGCTGGTTTTAAAGAATGCGGGTCTGATTACATTAAAACCTGGTAAAAAATTGGCCATTGTTGCAGATATTGTGAAGAATCCGCGGCATTTAAAGCTCAAGGAAGTTAATACCGAACAATGCGGCCGGGTAATTAATTCGGTTGATGCAGCTGTAGTTAACAATGACTTTTCTGGTCCTGCAGGCCTAGGCGACAAGCAGACAATCTACGTTGAGCCGATTAATAAGGATTCCGAACAGTGGATTAACATTATCTGTGTCAAGAAGGGCCAAGAAAACAACAAAGACTACCAGGCAATTGTTAAGTCCTATCAAACTGCCGAAACCAAGAAATTATATAAGAAATTCTATGGTACAAAGCAGGAAGCAGCTTGGGATGTTAAACTTAAATAA
- a CDS encoding dihydrofolate reductase, protein MLTFVWAEDRKHQIGLNGHLPWNLPADMQHFKDLTMGHPMIMGRKTFASFPKPLPGRKHIVLTRDRALMQKYAQNDQVIILMSLNELDDWLLYHQDEELCVIGGAEVFQALLGRADRLEQTIIDAEFSGDTVMPEIDYSQFDLIKNDPHQPDGKNKYPYTFLTYTRKAGANHA, encoded by the coding sequence ATGTTGACTTTTGTGTGGGCGGAAGACCGCAAGCACCAAATTGGTCTGAATGGTCATTTGCCGTGGAATTTACCCGCGGACATGCAGCACTTTAAAGATTTGACAATGGGCCACCCGATGATTATGGGGCGGAAGACTTTTGCAAGTTTTCCTAAGCCCTTACCCGGACGCAAGCACATTGTCTTGACACGCGATCGCGCACTGATGCAAAAATATGCGCAAAATGACCAAGTAATTATTTTGATGTCGCTTAACGAATTAGACGACTGGCTTCTTTACCATCAAGATGAAGAATTATGCGTGATCGGTGGTGCAGAAGTTTTTCAGGCACTCTTGGGGCGCGCTGACCGCTTGGAGCAGACAATAATTGACGCCGAATTTTCCGGTGATACAGTTATGCCGGAAATTGATTATTCGCAGTTTGACTTGATCAAAAATGATCCCCACCAACCAGACGGAAAAAACAAATATCCCTATACTTTTTTAACTTATACAAGAAAGGCAGGCGCAAATCATGCGTAA
- a CDS encoding TipAS antibiotic-recognition domain-containing protein translates to MTETRFDELKKTEAGLVNNLHLVLQNPEKEDELSDTIFAEHQNWLKLIMPNYSTKIHQELIKKYDTDPQYQYYYDEKAGKGATKILVRIAKKYLGK, encoded by the coding sequence ATGACAGAAACTAGATTTGATGAATTAAAGAAAACAGAAGCCGGTTTAGTAAACAATCTGCATCTTGTTCTGCAGAATCCAGAAAAAGAAGACGAGCTAAGTGACACGATTTTTGCTGAGCACCAAAATTGGCTGAAATTAATCATGCCCAACTATTCAACCAAAATTCATCAAGAATTGATTAAAAAGTACGATACCGATCCGCAGTACCAGTATTATTACGATGAAAAAGCTGGCAAGGGCGCAACCAAAATTTTAGTACGGATTGCAAAAAAATATTTGGGAAAGTAA
- a CDS encoding type II toxin-antitoxin system HicB family antitoxin, whose product MKNKDFLTYPIILHPENEGGYSVEIPDVEGGTWTQGDDMADAIYMASDAIGALLVGKDEYPKPSKLEDIKTDSKAIKTVTSVNMSKYRKLNAKTIRKQYRYLNILLN is encoded by the coding sequence ATGAAAAATAAAGACTTTTTAACTTACCCGATTATCCTTCACCCAGAAAATGAGGGCGGCTATAGTGTAGAAATACCTGATGTTGAAGGTGGTACTTGGACTCAAGGCGATGATATGGCCGATGCTATTTATATGGCTAGCGATGCGATTGGTGCGTTATTAGTTGGTAAAGATGAGTACCCCAAGCCGTCGAAATTAGAAGATATTAAAACTGATAGCAAGGCTATCAAAACTGTTACATCAGTTAATATGTCAAAGTATCGCAAATTGAATGCAAAGACTATTCGTAAACAGTATCGGTACCTGAATATCTTGTTGAATTAG